From the Brassica napus cultivar Da-Ae chromosome A8, Da-Ae, whole genome shotgun sequence genome, one window contains:
- the LOC106358858 gene encoding adenylosuccinate lyase has protein sequence MALTSNKVPSLRLIPTTGTLLNPSKSLSLASHHHPLPRVSFSLSSAASPKLTTSRKVIAMAVEGSRDLEMSNLTALSPLDGRYWGKVKDLASSMSEFGLIYFRVLVEIKWLIKLSKIPEVSEVPSFSKEAEVYLQGIIDGFGVDDALEVKKIERVTNHDVKAVEYFLKQKCESHPEIAKVLEFFHFACTSEDINNLSHGLMLQEALSSVILPSMDELIKSISLMAKEFAYVPMLSRTHGQPASPTTLGKEMAIFAVRLSEERRYLSETKIKGKFTGAVGNYNAHISAYPNIDWPHVAQEFVTSLGLTFNPYVTQIEPHDYMARLFNTISQFNNVLIDFDRDIWSYISLGYFKQITKAGEIGSSTMPHKVNPIDFENSEGNLGKANAELTFLSMKLPISRMQRDLTDSTVLRNMGGALGHSLLAYKSAIQGIRKLQVNEARLKEDLDQTWEVLAEPIQTVMRRYGVPEPYEKLKELTRGRAVNEESIREFIKGLDLPAEAKSQLLKLTPHTYVGAAAALALAVDEALHL, from the exons ATGGCGTTAACCAGCAACAAAGTCCCTTCTTTACGCCTTATACCCACCACCGGAACACTCTTAAACCCATCAAAATCGCTCTCCTTGGCTTCTCATCATCATCCGCTTCCCAGAGTTtcgttctctctctcttccgcTGCTTCTCCCAAGCTCACGACTTCAAGAAAG GTGATAGCAATGGCAGTGGAAGGTTCGAGAGATTTGGAGATGTCGAACTTAACGGCGTTATCGCCTTTGGACGGACGTTACTGGGGGAAAGTTAAGGACTTGGCTTCCTCTATGAGCGAGTTTGGTTTGATTTACTTCAGAGTACTTGTTGAG ATTAAATGGCTTATTAAGCTTTCAAAGATTCCTGAAGTCTCTGAAGTTCCAAGCTTTAGTAAAGAAGCTGAGGTTTACTTGCAAGGGATCATCGATGGGTTTGGCGTGGATGATGCGTTGGAAGTTAAGAAGATTGAGAGAGTAACGAATCATGACGTGAAGGCTGTTGAGTATTTCTTGAAACAAAAGTGTGAATCTCATCCAGAGATTGCTAAG GTTCTTGAGTTTTTTCATTTTGCTTGCACGTCTGAGGACATCAACAATCTATCACATGGTTTGATGCTTCAAGAAGCACTTAGCTCGGTTATACTTCCATCCATGGATGAGCTCATCAAGTCAATCTCTCTGATGGCTAAGGAGTTTGCATATGTCCCCATGCTTTCAAGAACTCATGGCCAG CCAGCTTCACCTACAACTCTAGGGAAAGAAATGGCGATATTCGCTGTGAGGTTAAGCGAAGAGAGAAGATATCTTTCAGAAACTAAGATCAAGGGCAAATTTACTGGTGCCGTTGGGAACTACAACGCTCATATTTCAGCATATCCTAATATCGACTGGCCTCATGTTGCACAGGAGTTTGTTACTTCTCTCGGATTAACCTTTAACCCATACGTCACTCAG ATTGAGCCTCATGACTATATGGCTAGACTATTTAACACGATCAGCCAGTTCAACaatgttttaattgatttcgaCAGAGATATATGGAGCTACATTTCTTTAGGTTACTTTAAGCAGATAACTAAAGCTGGTGAGATTGGATCATCGACAATGCCTCACAAAGTGAACCCTATTGACTTTGAGAACAGTGAAGGGAACTTAGGTAAAGCTAACGCAGAGCTTACTTTCCTCAGCATGAAGCTTCCCATTTCACGAATGCAG CGTGACTTAACCGATTCTACTGTATTGAGAAACATGGGTGGAGCTTTAGGACATTCTCTTCTTGCTTACAAGAGCGCCATACAGGGAATCAGGAAGCTTCAG GTTAATGAAGCTCGGTTAAAAGAAGATTTGGATCAAACTTGGGAAGTTCTTGCTGAACCGATACAAACT GTGATGAGGAGATATGGAGTTCCGGAGCCGTATGAGAAGCTGAAGGAGCTGACAAGAGGAAGAGCTGTGAATGAAGAAAGTATAAGAGAGTTTATAAAAGGTTTGGATTTGCCTGCAGAAGCGAAATCTCAACTTTTGAAGTTAACTCCACACACGTATGTTGGTGCTGCTGCTGCGTTGGCTTTGGCAGTCGATGAAGCTCTGCACTTGTGA
- the BNAA08G08800D gene encoding uncharacterized protein BNAA08G08800D, translated as MVVLNPKPQNNNKENVSYSKMITISVKVPLDSSSSIDKDKIQFRIRRRQPLKDITNLFVSASPLPSSPTLSFDSKCIKGRSGVGLKTAATSSKLSCRNFR; from the coding sequence ATGGTGGTTCTAAATCCAAAAcctcaaaacaacaacaaagagaaTGTCTCATACTCAAAGATGATCACCATTTCTGTTAAAGTCCCTCTTGATTCTTCTTCATCCATCGACAAAGACAAAATCCAATTCAGAATCAGAAGAAGACAGCCTCTTAAAGacatcacaaatctctttgtcTCAGCATCACCATTGCCCTCTTCACCCACTCTATCATTTGATTCCAAGTGCATTAAGGGAAGATCTGGTGTTGGTCTCAAGACTGCTGCTACTTCTTCTAAATTATCTTGTAGAAATTTTAGatga
- the LOC125577333 gene encoding CLAVATA3/ESR (CLE)-related protein 2-like: protein MAKLSFSLCFLLFLLLASVAMGSRPLQRAPVGVKVRGLNSSIKAKSATALDGQASGSSNSSHGKTPERLSPGGPDPQHH, encoded by the coding sequence ATGGCTAAGTTGAGCTTCTCCTTATGCTTCTTGTTGTTTCTTCTGCTAGCCTCAGTCGCCATGGGAAGCCGTCCTCTTCAGCGGGCTCCAGTAGGGGTGAAGGTGAGAGGTCTAAACTCTTCTATTAAGGCTAAGAGCGCGACTGCACTGGATGGTCAAGCTTCAGGTAGCAGCAACAGCAGCCATGGAAAAACTCCAGAGCGGTTAAGCCCTGGAGGACCCGACCCGCAACATCATTAG